GACAGATCTCTCAAATTGCTTTACCCTGGACGATACACGGCTTCTGATCACATACGGCTCCAACTATTTTTGTACGGATGTGCCGGTGACCCCACCATCTCCATTCACCACCGTTGCTTACCATGACCAAGGAggtcaataaaaatatatggagGGCAGTTCGGTAAATAAAAGGTCAGCATCACAACGTGGCGAATAATCATACGCCCAAGTAGACAAATCGATCAGTTTCATTCGAAGTTAGAAAACCCGGAGCAGGGTCACGTGACGCTGTCCCACATGCCCTCTAGACACCTCGCTGGCCGCGATCAGCTGATTCGCTGCGCGTGGGCTCCACATCGGAGAATCAATCTCTTCTCGCCACGTGTCACAACGTGTGGACGAGTATCTACCGACTCTCGAACGTGCAAAAGGGCCCCACAGAACATGGGTTCGTACATCCTCGCACGCAGTATATGCATTCCCCCCGCTTTTAGCGCCGGAAATAGCCACGTCACCAGAAATCTCACGTAATCCTTAATTACCATATCACCCACTCCCAAGTCAGTATAAACATCGGAAATTAGAGGGTGATTTCGTCATTACGTCGCACTTAGGAAGGTTACGTGGTCCTTTCCTTCATCAAACTCAAATATCTACGTTATAACTAACATGACATCCAAACACAACGTCAACCCCCACTCTCCTCCACCAGCAAGTGCACACAAAGCCAGTCAATTCCACAGTCAACATAGGCGCGTGGTTGTCACTCGCGGCCCCATCAGCGAGTGCGTGATTACCCCTACGGAATATGGTGACAACGAAGGGCTAACCAGAGGCCTCCCAATTTTGGTTGTTGtaataaaatcatgatttcaaaaaaaaaaaaaaaaaaaaaacacacaaattaAGCAAGATTAAGCGACAAGAGAGAGCTAAGATGCTGGAAAATAAGAGTCAATTTAAGTCCATGTCTATAGGGTGCTGGCATTAATTAAAGCTACAGAAACTCGGAGATTTTCAAGTATAAGCCAAAATCAAGAGAGGAAGAGGAATACTTGAGCTTAAACAcccacataatttttttaaagacacaAAACCACCAAATTAGGGCACACCCCCATGTGCACATCCTCGTCGCCCACATTCTGTATACCGACACATGGGGGGGTTATGGTTACGCAACTAATACTTTGGCGTTTATTAAAAGTGATTAATTTTTATGGACAGCGACAAAAGTGAGGGTacgctttttatttatttattttgctttggGGGAGGGGGGATGGGGGGTCATGcacctttctttctttatttaaatgAGATTTGAAAGCGTTACACATAGGATAGATAAGGGTCATGCAGAGGGGTGGTGCCCTGGTGGACGTCGGTGACACTTTTGGGTCTATATTTTCACGTGTGGGCGAGGCATCAATCTCTCTTTATTTCGATGGTTTGGGTTATTTATCAGAGGAGTAATTTGAATCCAAGGGTGGTtgtacaaaattatattttgaaaatttaaataccCAACAGTGACTACTTAACGCATTTTGAATACGTACTCAGAGTGGCATTGGTTAGGGGTTGATGATGATTATTATGGGGTTATTATTTGGTCATGAATGATGGCCCATAAcacctttccttttcctttcaaGGGAAGAAATCACATGCCCATCAcgctttattaataaattatcaaacttACTTACTCTCTCTGTTAAAtgcttttcaaatatatttcgcatttcctaaataaataaaaattcaaaaattacataaaagtgaTTTTACGAAAAAGGgtatgattaaataaaagaatacaTAGCAGgcattgtcatttttttatttttatttttattttttatgacgcccacataaattaaaaatagaaatgagaGGGAGAGGGACTTTATTGAAAGAGGGAGAAGTCTTTTAGAAGGAAACGATTCAAAGAGTAGAACCCAAGTCATATGGTTAAAAAGAGCAAAGTTGCATGCAGCACTTGCCCTTTCAATATTGGATTTCCTAgacatagagagagagagagagagagagagagagagagagagagagagagagtatggTTGAAGGGATTGATGCAAAGAGTAGACCACAAGTCAGttttaaaaagagagagatggATAAGGGTATGGGTGTGAGGCCCATCATTTCTATTCAGGCCCAAACCACGACAAGCTTCTGTTATTGGGTCACTTTTCTTaacccttcttctttttttttttttccttatttaccCCACCccaaatagaataaaataaaatataatttttaattggaGGTAGGGGTTCCGGGGCCAGAACTGTAAATGTTGACCCATTGAGTAACGAGCTGATTTTAAATGCGCTAAGCAAATTTTCCTTCCTAATATAACCGTTAGTTTGAAGTTTCATGACTATTTTAAAGTTCAGGAAGCAGAAATGCCCGCAAAGGTACATTGAATTACCACGCATGCCCTTCTGGAAATGAAGAATGAATGATCTGGTGCTCCGCGGAGCTGGTGCTCTTGTACGATACGAAACAGGGCCCACATACCAATCGATAAAGCGGGGATTTGATAGTACGCAGTACGGTGTCTTCTGTGCAGTTGCTCCTTGCTTGAATGATAGTAAAGAAATTGTGGGACCAACCTCTGCGGATCGAAGGGTGGTACTGCGTTGAATGTCAGCAAGCCACTCAGGTGCATTGAGATTTCCGTACGCATGCAGTATATTAGCTATTCCTCTGTATAAATGTAGATGGACATTCAAGGCATCTGGCCAGGAAtaatttccttcaatttttgaatcctaatttttcaatgaatttacagatttatttataaaattaaaaatatatttcaaatatttacatatcTTATCATATATcatgagattttaattttaattattggatTTCCCTGGATTTTCTTGGCTTGTATTTACAAAAAttgttcattttttcctttagaAAACAAGGGGCTTATTGGTAATTTACCAtggaataattaatttaatgattcaaaattgaatttaaataaaaaaaaatcgagaAGATAATAAATGTACATGGCAATTGATTTGAGTTGTTACACCCTCCCAAACAAATTTGGGTTTGCTTGTGATGGTAACTTTTTAACGTGccctaaattaaataaatggattgcttacataaaaattatcgtaatataaaaatattttattcaaaatacaCTTAAAGTCACCGTacactttaattaattattattattattataatataattacgAATACATCCTCCCCATCATGCAAAAAGGAGCTGCCACGTCACTGTACAACGCGTCACTTTTGAAAAAACTGGGCGGGACTGAAGTTTCACGCAACGTGAAGGGTAAGATGGTAAATTTGGACCCGTAATAAGGTCCGAACACTGTATGCCATTTTTACTCGGACCAACTTTAATTCCACGCGCAGGACACGCAAGGAGGGCAGAGCAGCGAGTCCAGGTAAGCGGACGGTGGTGACCACGCGGAAGAGAGGAAGGTGGGGATGGGGAGTCTGGCTCACTTTTCGCATTTAAAGGGTAAAAAAGTGGGAACCTGTGTCGGAAACAACGGCGGTTAAAGCCTGAAAAATGTCAGCTCATACTCGTACTCATAGACTTGGGAAACaaagtttgtttgtttggtttttttttttttttttttaattagaaaaagggaaagaatttACACGCTGTAAAAGAGGGTTTATTTGAAGCCAAGGTTTATGATGAAAAACCAAATTGAATAACTAAAATTTGGAGGGGAGAGAGCGGTGAGGAAAATTGAAAAAGCGTGAAAATGGAAAATGGTGCGGTGGGAGTGGTGGGACCCGTGGGGGAACGGGTAatgagaggagagagaagacTTCAACATCACGACAGGGAGGGTATAGTAAAAGACAGCTAGCAATGAAGGAGGAGGCTCACCTACCATCTCTGCTCTCACCCTCCCTTTTTAGTCTTTCTTCCTCCCATCTTTCTCCTTTCAATCTTCACTCCCCTCCCAACTCTCTTCTCTAATGGAGCTTTAAGGTTTTTTCCGGAGCACTGCTGTTCGAGTTTCTTTCGTCTTTCCTTCGTGACTCGCTGCAAATTTGGGAACTTGGATTTAGCATTGACATTTTGGGAAGCAACTAGGGTTCAAGCTTAGGTTTGGTTCTGCATTTATGtctttatttctcaaaatatgtatttttctacaaaaagtttgaaattttagtaTGGGTTTGGGTTCTGTGTCACTGTGGCTGGCTCAAGAGGTTTTTAACGAGCTGGGGTTTGTTTGTTTTGCTGGAATGAGccagggaaaaagaaaaaccagaaAAGGGAAATTTTCCCCTCGAATTTGAGTCTTTTTTACCTTGAGCAAAATTGTCGGTGGGAGCAATTTCCTGGGAAAAAAAAGCAGGGCTACATTTGTTGATTTTGCTTGGAAATTTGTGAAAGTTTGTGCATTTGTTTCCAGTTTGTTTCCAGGGCATTTATGTGTTGATTCTGTTTTTGCAGGGTTTGAGTACAGAGGTTGAAGCTGTGTGCATTTTGATTGTGGGCTTCAAGCTCCACCATTTTCAAAGAGTATCAGAGAACTGAGAGAAGCATTTTGAGGGCAAAAAATAAACTGAGGTATTCCTCATTGCTATTCCCATTTTGTgaattggttttcaaaattgttgCCACTTTGGAAAAATACACAGGAATATCTCACAGCTGGGCTATTCCTATTCTGCGTCATCAGGGCTCTAACCTGCGCTTTATCCTAAACcaagagaaaaatgtttttttttttttttttgggaaatttgatgtataatcatttttttttgcttttattatttCAGTTACCCAATTGGGtttatggaaattaaaattttctttaattaacaTGGCATGTTTAATTTGCTAACATGCGCCACACGGCGGTCCGCCCACCGTATGTACGCGTACGCGTACGCGTACGTGCATATATAGCGCACCACGGTTTTTCATTTCCGGGTTCCTTCTTATACCGCTTACAGTCCCAttcatttcttctccattttcgtTTTTTTCGCAGGAAAAATGATTGGGCCTAACTTCATGGACGAGATAGATTGCGGCAGCTTCTTCGACCACATCGACGACTTGCTCGAATTCCCTCCCGAGGACGTTTCCGGCGGCCTCATGGGCGGGGACTGCAACTCCTTCCCCAGCATTTGGACAAACGCATCGGACCCATTGGCGGGACCGGACTCGGTGTTCTCCGGTCCCAACAGCAACAGCAATTCCGACCTCTCGGCGGAGCTCTCCGTTCCGGTGAGCCTCTCCACACGTGTCACATTCTGATATCGTTTGGCCGAAATGTCTCtgaattttacaaaattggAATGAATGGCCACGCGTGATGATTAATGACGTCataattatatatttctatGTCATAAATGCCAGCATTGAAGTGTCTTGGCTTGTCCACACACCCATGTGGTGGCTGTCTTTTTTGCGTCCTTTTCTTAGCAATTAAGCTGCCTTCTTGTCTTCACCCACACACTGGTAGGAATGAATTTTTGAGTTGTGTCTACAATTCAAATTTCCTGCTCCActagggtattttggtaattttacaCACATATACGTCCGCATTCAGTGCCTTCCAATCCTGGATACAGGTGTAAAGAAATATCACATAAGAAAAAGTTGCAGGGTCAGTAGGGAAGCTTAATGTGACAGTGTCGATAGTGTTGAATGTGTTGAATTATACGGTATAAAGGGTGTATGGTGTGACAGCTTCTTTCTTTGAGGGCATAAAAATGGTAGGTTGGGGGATATACTTGAAGTTAGCTTGTTTGGAGTTGAGTTGTTTATTTACTTATGGACTGCTGGGCTAGAATGAATGAATGTGAAGTGATATAATAAATACCCCAGTTGAGATGGTGGTATAATTGTGTGTACTATCACTTCCAGTGATGCCGGTCTGCATCAATGGTTAAATTGAGACTGCGGTTTTATAACAAATGCAGTGCTGTTGTCCTGTGATGAACCATTTGTTTATGCATTTATTTTCAGACCTTCAATTCCTTTCTGGTCAGTATGAATGTGTTGGCCTGCACCTCTGTTTGCTTGTTTGCTTCAATTGTCGGGTCTTCTGAAACATTTGTCCCATTTCTGATTGGTGTGTTATCTATTGTCTTACAGTATGAGGACATCGTTCAGCTCGAGTGGCTTTCAAACTTTGTTGAGGATTCCTTCTCTGGTGGAAGTATCGGCCTCAACAAAGAAGATGGCTCCATTGTTAAGGACTCGCCCCATCATCAGTTTCAGACATCCAGCCCGGTTTCTGTGCTGGAAAGCAGCAGCTCCTGCTCAGGAGGGGGAGGGAAGACTATACCGCTCAGCCCCAATCATCGTGGGGCTCAACGTGCCCGCAGCAAGCGTCCTCGCCCTGCGACCTTTAACCCTCGCCCTGCCATTCAGCTTATCTCCCCAACCTCGTCTGTTACCGAATCACCACAGCCGGTCCTTGTCCCTAAAGTGTCTTCTGACTCTGAGAATTACGCAGAGTCTTCTCCTTTGAAGAAGATGCCAAAACCGGCTGCAGCAGaacataagaagaaaaagaagatgaagcTGTCGCTTCCACTGGGTCCTGTGGAGATGAACCAAAATCCACCCGCACAAGCAGTTAGGAAATGCATGCATTGTGAGATAACAAAGACACCACAATGGAGGGCAGGCCCAATGGGGCCAAAAACCCTATGCAACGCCTGTGGTGTTCGCTACAAGTCAGGTCGGCTCTTCCCAGAATACCGGCCTGCAGCAAGTCCTACGTTTGTCCCCGCATTGCACTCCAATTCTCACAAGAAGGTAATCGAGATGAGGAACAAAGCTTGTGAAAACACTGCAATGACTGCAAGCGCACCAACGGGGACCACCTCCCCACCGGAGCTCATTCCAAATAGCAGTGTTTCATTGGATTATCTGTGAAGGAAGGAGGATGTAGAGAACAGTTTTCCTAGTTGGTGGAGTCTCTCCGGGCTGCCTCTCAAGTTTGGGTCTTCATGTTATTTTACTTACCggttttttcatttctttgttcATTGGTTTTTGTACAGAGGTGGAAAGGGGGTGGATAGGAGCTATAGATGACCATATTTTTAGCAAGTAGAGAAAAGGATGAAATGAGAAAACTGAGAGAAAAGGGGTAGGAGAGAAATGGAAGCTTAGTGGTAGGGGGAGGGAAAGGGATTTAGGTTCGGCAATATTTAGGTCTCTCTGGTCAAGTTCAGTCAGTCATTAGATGTTGGGTTTTGTGTCTTTGTCTCTTTTCcgttttcttttctccttcgaTGGGAATTCTTTTTGCAGTTCATTTGTTTGTAGGAAATTCTGAGATAAGTAATGGGGTTTGAAATGATGTTATgcttcattgaaaaaaaaatactttgctcattcttttctcctcttttcaGTTCAAATTCCACTTTCTATTCCTGCTCTGCCCAAAAACCTAAACCTTGACCTAAACCCACACGCCATCACACGTTTCCAAGGTTCTACCAAATTGGGTTTCTGTTTCTTTCAATCTGGTTTCCATCACATTCTCTCTCTCAATTGGACAATTTTAGACAACTAGTGGAAAATTCACATGGGACTTTCTCAGATTGATGAAAATTGCACATGGGAATGACCATGTTCCTGAAATTCAATGCATGGGTTCTTGGTCCAGCTTGGAGGCTGGCCATGGACACAGATCATGAAATCAAGGAGGATGTTAccaataaaatatgatatgatatgatcATGCTTGTGACTTGGATTTTTAAGTTAGAAGTTACAACTTCAAAGAGAAGACTAAGCTTGGATGTGCTCTCCATCTTCATTGCCCTACAAGATTATGGCTTTGCTTCACCTAAAAGCAAACGAATGAATCATGAGGGGCCTAATGGATGTAGCTTTTTAACTACCTAAACCAACCACATGACCTGCATCTTTTGTAGGCAATGGTACAGTCCAATAGTTGttacaaaattattatcattcatGCATTTTGTCTCCTGGTTACACTTCCCTGGCTACTCAATGGGGGAAACATTtctatatttatgaaatttaaaaaatgatgatttatcCATAAGTCCGGATATGGTACCAAAGAGGTTTAGTCATCAATTAAATCATATCATCTGTGTTTTTAAGTctccttattttatatattggcTTAATTCAATTCATTTGCAACAACTTTTTGCTTAAAGtaacttgttttaaaattttaaataatttatttttttattttttactttttgttaacttattatttaattcttaaatttgtgattgaatataaaaagtcaaaatatttgattttgaataacaAAAGTAACTTTTTAattacttaatagaaataagatattaaaaaaataaataatttaatacttaacactattaagtataatttagttttaagttctatttagaattaagccaGAAAAAGGAACACCATCGTAGTCTCATTATTATGTGTGTATTTAAGTTACATTACTTTTTACCTTAGTCTCATTTATTAGTATTTACATTATTATcgaaaatttttaaagaaaaaaatactaaggctatgtttggttctagtaaaatttgaggaaaaatgtgaagaaaaaaaataaatttaaattctataaattatttttatatgttactttatgtttatttcacttgttttatttcatttaaagattagatcatttgaaaatgtattattttctaattaattttaattatatttgattttttttctatttttcataggacaattacatataaaaacaaatcattttcccaagaaatttttttagtactttttggaaccaaatataacttaaagaaaaatgattttttttgtgcttggttttaatatgaatttttttttaaaaaaaagtcaaatataattaaaacttatgagaaatttatatatatttaaattatttaagatttatataaaaaaaattaaataagtgaaataagtttgaaacttgatataaaaataattcatttgactttaaatctaattttaatttcttttaactttttccttccttttatttttcttctatattttcttttggaaccaaacatagtctcttggtctcatttttttttatatctttatccAATCCATCAAGATTGTTTCGTGCACTTTCAACAATGGAGATTGGGATTGCAATAGGTGATGGTATGACACCACATTGTAACTGGCTTCTGTGGGCTGGATTGGGCTTCAGGCCCAAAAATTTATTGGCCGGGTTAGGGACCTATTAGTAAAATGGGCATGTTTCCCGCACCCAAAACATGGTTTCAATTCATTTAAAGGTCCTTAGACctattaaaagtttgtttggtagtgattttagaaagcgatttttttttaacttttttaataattaaattttttttttcttgtaagtATTAAAAGTTTAGAAATGCTTCCTGAAATCATTACCAAACGCactataaagttaaaaaaattgaggaaaaaaaagcagaatgataattataatttttcctttttttgtttaatccttaattattttaatgattaaatggaataaccaaaaatttcctctattttttctttctatctttCAGAATGACTAAAAACTacgggaaaagaaaaaaagaggacagagagaaaaaagaatgatgGATTATTGGGTTTGGGTTGGCGATGACTAGCTAGACATGGGCCTAAGCTCAGATGACGGGCCATATTTGAGGCAAGTTCAAATGGGCCATGAAGAGCCCAAATTTTGCCAATGGGGTAATTGAAGCCGTTTTGGACATTCTCTTGCCTCTCCTTGATTCAAagtggtagtgattttagaaaatatttttatttttttaatactaaaaagataaaaacttacaagtattaaaaaattaaaagtctgtttgatagtgattctaagaaatgcttttaatattttttatattttaaaatttttatcattcaagtattaaaaatgttagaaaagatTTCTAAAATCACTCACAAATACACTCTAAAAACATTTCatagaatcactgtcaaatgtaTTCTTAGTTTTTTAggtttttcaaatcaaaaggcgaaaatttatttatttataaatattttttgaaaataattccttgaaacaattcttaattgtttttagaaataaaattttatttagaaactaaaaaatttacgaagtatttgacatatttttaattattactcaaaatacttttaaaaaaaacttaaaacattttaaatttattttcaaaacaaattcttaaagaAAACGTATTTCTTaagttagaaaataattttttattctaaaaaacaaaaaactattttcaaaaacaatttccgGACATGATAAAAATTATTGGACCAACtagaaaacaagaaattaaaaataggtCGACACTATTatgaaaataaacttttaaaaaacatcttcATCCTtacacttaaataataattgttgAGAAGGCTTATGCTTTCaagacaagaaaaataatgttttgaaattttgttttcaaagtaATCCAAAACCAAAACATTTTGTCAACACGGTACTTGTgtctttttaacattttagaAGTAGAAACgaaaatgattttgatgatCATGACTTGGTCTAAAAGAATGAATGTGACACATTACAATTAAGACGAGGGGGGCACACCATCTGTCGGCATAGATGATCGATTGggaatttttatattaaataggTCCAAAATGGTACTATTTTGAAAGACATACTTTTAAACAAACCAAGTTTTACCGAAAATCTATTGTATCAAAGttttaatatcaattattaAACTTTAACGTATAATTTGAAtcattgataataaaaatgagactGGGATTAAATCTTatcctttaataattttttttttctttatattttgatcatattttttactTCATATTTCGATCATCTTATTATTTGACAGGTGTCCACATCAAATTAAGTTCTAAAATGTGACCCAtaattcacaaaaataaaaataaaatttttttagagtGAGATGTCTCTAACAAAGagaagtttaatttttatttttatttttgagaaaaatgttGTAAAGACATGACCAAAggggaaggggggggggggggggggggtcctATAATTCATTCATGATTGCTTGCCAACCCAAAGGGAAATGTGAAGCATTGAATGGTGATGTAAAGAGAGTGGAATGAGGACAAGAAATTAATGCAAACCCTACTGTCCTTTTGTAGGGAATCTTTGTTAGTATTCATATGGAGAAAAATCCACAACCCCCACCCACCCTCTACCATTTCCCCATTTACAAACTACTAATGCTAAAACTTCAAACTCTACCTCTATTATTGAATGTGGCTGAGAAAAGTCCCTCTATTATTTACCCCTACCTTTCTCATCCACATGCCATGTTTTTCATTCATGGGGGGATTTCAACAGCCCTACAAAGACCCCaccttaaatattaaaaaaaataaaaataaaaattggattctaGTCAATGAGAAAATGATGAGGTTACAAAAAGGGCTGTCTTCTACCTTTTCCAACTCCTCCATTAGTGTAAGATTCTTCTTATTCTTGGACAGGTGGGACAATGACTTGA
This DNA window, taken from Vitis riparia cultivar Riparia Gloire de Montpellier isolate 1030 chromosome 13, EGFV_Vit.rip_1.0, whole genome shotgun sequence, encodes the following:
- the LOC117928788 gene encoding GATA transcription factor 8-like, with the protein product MIGPNFMDEIDCGSFFDHIDDLLEFPPEDVSGGLMGGDCNSFPSIWTNASDPLAGPDSVFSGPNSNSNSDLSAELSVPYEDIVQLEWLSNFVEDSFSGGSIGLNKEDGSIVKDSPHHQFQTSSPVSVLESSSSCSGGGGKTIPLSPNHRGAQRARSKRPRPATFNPRPAIQLISPTSSVTESPQPVLVPKVSSDSENYAESSPLKKMPKPAAAEHKKKKKMKLSLPLGPVEMNQNPPAQAVRKCMHCEITKTPQWRAGPMGPKTLCNACGVRYKSGRLFPEYRPAASPTFVPALHSNSHKKVIEMRNKACENTAMTASAPTGTTSPPELIPNSSVSLDYL